The DNA segment cGGGCAAAGTTCAAGAAGGGACATCTTAATTTAAATGAATTATACTTTACCATGACACGGTCATACACCCTTGATGAATTTAGTGAAAGGAAGTCAAAGATTGAAGAGATTGACCCCCGTGTTAAAGCATACTTATACAatattggctatcatagatggtCTCGAGTACATGCTACAGTGAACAGAACTTGGACTATGACATCAGACATTGCAGAGTCATTGAATGCTGTAACAAAATATGCAAGAGAGTTGCCGATAGTAGAACTATTAGAGTATATAGGGACCCTTCTTGAACGTTGGACGAAGGAAAAGTTATTGAAAGAAAAGGGTACATTCACATACCTTGGGTTCAAATTTAACAAAGAGTTGGATGACAACAGAACATTGTCGCACAAGCTTAGAGTAAGATCTGATCATTTATTGAATCAAATTAATTTATACAGAACaatgtagatatattgtagatattttgtatatattttgtatatagtTTGAGTTTAACCGTATATGAATTGTTTTTTGATTGTAATGTAATCgtaggtgagggcttcaacagaCTACATCCATACAATACTAGATGGTGTGAGGCACTATATTGTTTGTCTTGAAAACAACATATGTAGTTGTGGGCAATTCCAGCTTGACGAACTTCCTTGTCCACATGATTTGGCTTATTTAAGACACAGTGATGAGTCTTTTGAACAATATTGTTCTCCTAATTACACAAGGGCGAACCTCTTGCGTACTTATGAAATACCAGTAAATCCCCTGCCTGATGCAAGCAAATGGAATGTGCCACAACTATAACTGAAGAAGTAGTAAATCCACCTAAAGAAGGGAAAAGGCATCCAGAAAGACCttaaaaagaaagatacaaaacatATGATGAAATAAATTCAAAGAAGTACAAGGTTTCATGCGGCAACTGCGGAAAagaagggcataacaaaagatcttgcaagaattcacccaaaaagaaataaaattttatGTAGTTAACAGAATATTTCATAAAAATTGTTAGTTAGTTCTGGATAACAGATTTTGATGTGTAATTGTTGAGGTTTTTTAAGATCATAATGTAGTTAGTTAAGATTTTTCTGTATTGAGATAATACTTTCATAGAGTGATTTGTTTATGAATGGtttctatatatataatctaCAACTTTTTTACTATTTTTGGAATCCTTTACACAGTTGTTAATGTGTTTTTGCAGTTTATCTACAATAAAACTACAAAAAATACATTAACAGGAATTTACAGAGTATCTACATTATAAATCAGTAGGAAAGTAGTTAAAAACTTAAAATATTGTAGATGAAGTATTGTTTACATTCAACAAATGAatataaaagaaataaaacacaTTGTTAAATAtaatctacaaattatctacaaagaCAACTACAAAAAAACTACAATATCTGTAACTGACATAATAGCTAGATTATAATTCAGGTAGAAATAAGCTATATGGTGAAAATAATGTAGATCAGGTACTTTATACATTCAACAAATTGAATTTAAAAGCAACAAAATGTTTAGTTACTGATTTTTACACTTTATCtacaaaaaaataacaaaataactgCATATTTTTGCGTTGACAGAATAACTGTATAAAAATTCAGTTGGAAAGGATTTATATGCTAAAAATAATGAAGATCAAGTACTATAAagattcaacaagtgaatattgtgagcacgtgatttttgcccaacaagaactactcccaaaaattcaaaaataaaatggttttgtattgtttgttatttatttgtatttttgtctgtgcatgtttatttctactttaatgaagaaaatacaaaaaaaaaaaacatgtgttgcatgtgcatttaggatttaattttacaattaggaattaattaaataatatttggatttgcgagaatgaaaatcacaaaaatatgtactttgcattttttggcgtttaatatcaaattgtgtgattatctttgtatttaattttgtgtgataattatcattgagggttaattagtattttttctaagttaattttggctttacaatttattttggaatttttggtaattaggaattaaaaagaaaataaaaggaaaaaaaaaagaaacaagagaagaagggtaaaaatcggactgggccagttttaaAAAGGAAATGTTCAGGCccaatgttacaccccatgtccAGGCCCAACCGACCGGTCCAAGAGACcataccaaacgacgtcgtttcatcgCCAATCAATCTCGACCGTCCAAtcatccaatccaacggtccagatcacccctCCCATAACCCGTGTTGACCCATTCCCCATACCCGTTCCAGTACCCGGACCGCCCCAGTAatactccaaacgacaccgttcctcctTAGTGAAGTGatcaaggccgttgatcgtgaatgatccaacggccaagatcaaatccccaccccactatatattcctaaaCCATACCCCGtcccctaagccatacccccccTTCGCCTTCGTCTCTAACCTAGAGACAGACCCAACAACCTCCGCCTTCAACCACCGCCCTCCGCCCACaattgcctcacggcggttccggtggtccgaacagccccaaaattacaccatagccTCCCCACGACgccctctttccaaatcctgcATCGGTTTCCCTCGAATTAGTACCCAACatttcgaatcttagatcgaagaatcGAACAAAACCCTAAtccgtccaaacgaccccatctttacaccactgattcccctcgacctccccattcCGAATCCCTAACCCTTATCCCTCGAATCATCCTATAACCtatcgaatcttcgatcaaagatccCCGTCCCAAACCCCAGCCTGTccacttaaccccaaaatcacacccagtAATCACCTTGACCTCCTTGTCGCTAATCCCTAACCAAATTGGATCAAATCTGAGTAAAACTCGTCGAATGACGGATCTAGGGTTCAAACGGTTCGGGGCTGTATCAAAGATGTCAGGGTCGAATGGGTTCTAGTTAgtattataagcctatttctgacGAAATAGACTTATGATactaactggaactcaagttcgaaaAAGCATGTTGGTGGgatccgagaaaagaacagtgagttcttcttagcctcttcttttcttttttctatatgTTTGTTTGTCTGTTTTAGTCGTAATTAGTCGTTGCTTTAGGTTTTCAGTTTTAGTTAATTCTTAATCCAGTAAATATTCCGCTTCTTTTTCTGATTCTTGTTTAGTTTAAATACTCCAATGTTCGTTTGAGTAGTTCAATCGGTTAATTGTTAGTCTTATTGTTATTATAGTCCGTGTCTTTAAGTGTATGATTTTACATTTTAGGTTGATTTTCTTTGTTGTGATTCAGTGCCTTGAAtgcttcatttttctttttagttataaTCAAAAACTGCCACTAAGCATTAGAAGTCCGGTTGTCTTATAGTTGAATTGCTTCTAATTTGTGTTAAAAATCCGGACTTTCATCTTTTTTCCAGTATGTGTTTACTGTTTGATTGTTTTCACTCATACCTATCTGCAATGTGATGTTTGCCTCATTTTGTAACTAATTAGAACTCCCAGGACCTTAGTTGAATAATTAGGACAGTAATTTCACGAACTTTAGGAGGGTAATTTGGGGTTTAAAGGTTTAGCAaaatggtcttgctaagtgggATGACAGTAAAACACTTAATTAACCCTTAATCTAATGTGTTAGTGGGGAACATAACATAATGATATGGGGAGGGTCACAAGGACTTGATTAAAATATAGCATTGCCCATACACCTTTAAACTAAACAATGAAATTAGACACTTAGGagtggctgtcagggaatatgatgggAGACACACATTTCTTAATTTGGCCTAGTGTTAAAACAGGCTGGAAAAGGGGCTGTAGTTGGCAGATAAATAGGGGGATTTTTTTTGGCAGAAGGATGAGTTTTTTGGGGGTCAGTGTTATAGAAATAGAGAGAGTTCTTGGGAGTTTCACTATTCCTGAAGAAATCAGCTGATTGCTAGCCACTGGAATCAGTAGTGTTTTCTACTTAGTTTTCCAGTAAACTTTTGGTTTCAGTCGAGACCTTCTCGGATCAGTTTGAGTGTTTTGTTGCTGTGGTATATTTCTAGGGTCAATTTGAAGGTCATTTGGGTTTATTCGAATCGGTTTTGGGTTAATCTATTCATCTTGTTGGTTCAAAACATTCTTGAACTCTTTATGGATTGATAAATATATTTCTGGGCTGAACTGGTTCTGTTTGTGGCTGTTTGGAATTTCAAATTGCTGTTGTGAACTGCTGTTGTATTGCTGCTCGCAtttctgctgctgctgatctttcTTCTACTTTATTTCTGTTCCAATTCCAGGTACACTTCCTTGATTTGCTTCCATGTAATTccaagttgaagttgaaatgaaaatTGCTACCAGATCTCTGCACTTTGGATGCTGTCTGATATAGTTTAAGTGGTTTAAATCATTACTTGTTGTTAGTCGATTAAGATGGTATTGATTTGAGCAATAGACTGAGTTGTAATAATGTGGAACGTTAAGTGATATTGCCCTAGGTTAATCTGAATTATATGTTGCAACTGATTATCAGTCAGCTTAAGGATCTCGAGTTTGTTAATTGGGTTAGATCGATGAGTGTGGAATGAAATTGGCTGTAGCTAACTTAGTTTGTATGTTTAGTCTAGAGTTCTCAAACTGTAGTAATGTGAGCTAAAATTATCCTTCAGTTTGGCTAGTTTAGTTTTGTTCCTGATAATTTGATTATTAAAGTCAGAAGGCAGTAGAAATAGGAAATCACTTCGAGTTCTTGATATCTCATGTGTACTGAAAGTAAACTTGCATGAAACCCTGAATCGTTTGAGCATTGATTTAACATCCTCAGTATATGTTTTCTTTCACCTTAATAGTATCCAATAGCTCATCAAAAGATAAGTAGAAATAATCCGAGCTTTAAGCTGAAATCAGAAAGGATAGTTGTTTCATCAATCTGAATAGGTAAATCACGTTTTTCCTTTGTTGTAAATGGTGAGATACGAATAACTTGAAGCTGTCCACGAATACTTGAAATTCATTTTGAATGGGCGATCAAGGCTTAACAGCCTATCTCGAATGGACTGGGATCCGATGCATTTCAGGCGGCCCAagtttggttttaattaaaacgCCCGTGTAAACCTAGGATCAGGCCTAAGACTGGATTGCTCTCGTGTGTGCCTGGATTTTGGTCCATTTAAACATGCGGTGCTTCAGGCCCAAGCTGGCTGACAGTTCAAGTAGCGTGAATCCATTGACCTCAAATATAGTCGTTATTAATTAGGATTTCTTTTTTTAGAGACAAGAATAATTAgaaaaatcatagtcgctttaggatcagtcattaaataaaaataaaacgagcctcgacaaacgaaATACacgagctgcggggccctctatacgtgttggtaaaattacttagacttcgggatgggccgtttagcaaagtttcacggccttacccaaaataatgatacgctagtcgctttaggcgcgcctttaataatttactttcttaaactcggatgcacatttatgtgacccaaatccaaatctcaacagagttgaaatgtgtcaataaccacgggtgcattgatgtgacgtggttcgagatgtattttcacgacgttgcaattcttattaaaaaataataaaagcggtaaaaagttaaaatttgcacataggttcaacatgtattaaaatcagataaataagccgaatatgacagttgagtgaccgtgctagaaccacggaactcgggaatgcctaacaccttctcccgggttaacagaatttcttatccggatttctggttcgtggactgtaatacagagtcaatcttttcctcgattcatgattcaaccagtgacttgggacaccataaatctcctaagtggcgactctgaatctttaaataaaatcccgtttcgattgtcctttaattggaaaaactccctctaaGCTCTTTACGGgggcgcaggtgaaaaaggaggtatgacaactctggcgactctgctggggaccgaacccagaatctctggttcagggttcagaattcgagcttagataaattgttatatttggctttatctgattttgttacatgtttgggcctaatgtgctaagtgatgcttttaccgctttgatattatcttaaactgtatataaactgttacgaaaccctgcTCTTCTTATCTTCGAGGATGTACtcgctggttgagactccctattctgttagtgtcataccctgaaataagaaagaggccggacaagttacaaaaccGGACGATCTCGccggtccccggtacgtagccccctcctcgactcgagttgtccgctcgggtacacagtctagaaaaaatacccaggttacgaacctagaataactcagcttcatgccgtatccctagtaggaacgtttgtttgcatcacatgcatttgacttaggaggctcaacacatgggttgggtctgtctaggacaggcgtaccaaaaatgaaaaagaccatcctgatgcatcttacttgctacttgtgcatttatttgcttcggacttgcatgccgaccgacttttgaatattttgaggaaaaagaaatagaagtatgagggttaaagagagttaatcgcctgttttgaaaaatcaatgtccaaatagcgtcgaaactctgtcgaatttttgagaaaatgaaaaaaaaggaaagggggttttg comes from the Nicotiana sylvestris chromosome 4, ASM39365v2, whole genome shotgun sequence genome and includes:
- the LOC104228224 gene encoding uncharacterized protein; its protein translation is MTRSYTLDEFSERKSKIEEIDPRVKAYLYNIGYHRWSRVHATVNRTWTMTSDIAESLNAVTKYARELPIVELLEYIGTLLERWTKEKLLKEKGTFTYLGFKFNKELDDNRTLSHKLRVRASTDYIHTILDGVRHYIVCLENNICSCGQFQLDELPCPHDLAYLRHSDESFEQYCSPNYTRANLLRTYEIPVNPLPDASKWNVPQL